A genomic window from Pseudonocardia broussonetiae includes:
- the deoC gene encoding deoxyribose-phosphate aldolase produces MTTTVPAPRTGSRAAELTDAVRDDASLRRFLHGLPGVDQVGLERRSAALATRSIKKESKLQALDTAISMIDLTTLEGSDTPGKVRSLCAQARRPDPGHPDVPPVAAVCVYPDLAGVAVEALRGSGVTVAAVATAFPSGRSSRAVKLADTALAVDAGASEIDMVIDRGAWLSGRYGQVFDEIVAVRAACGSDDSSRAHLKVILETGELAGYDDVRRAAWLALLAGADVVKTSTGKISPAATLPVVQVLLQSVRDWHRATGERRGVKAAGGIRTAKDAVKHLVAVHEVAGPEWLTPELFRFGASSLLGDLLRQRRTQALGHYESTDRIGNA; encoded by the coding sequence GTGACGACGACCGTTCCGGCCCCACGCACCGGGTCGCGCGCAGCGGAGCTCACCGACGCCGTGCGCGACGACGCCTCACTGCGCCGGTTCCTGCACGGGCTGCCCGGCGTCGACCAGGTCGGCCTCGAGCGGCGCTCGGCCGCGCTGGCCACCCGCAGCATCAAGAAGGAGTCCAAGCTCCAGGCGCTCGACACGGCGATCTCGATGATCGACCTGACGACGCTGGAGGGCTCCGACACCCCCGGCAAGGTCCGCTCCCTGTGCGCGCAGGCCCGCCGTCCCGACCCCGGGCACCCCGACGTCCCGCCCGTGGCGGCCGTCTGCGTGTACCCCGACCTCGCGGGCGTCGCGGTCGAGGCGCTGCGGGGGTCCGGCGTCACGGTCGCCGCGGTCGCCACCGCGTTCCCGTCCGGCCGCTCCTCGCGCGCGGTGAAGCTGGCCGACACGGCGCTGGCCGTCGACGCGGGCGCGTCCGAGATCGACATGGTGATCGACCGCGGGGCGTGGCTCAGCGGGCGCTACGGCCAGGTGTTCGACGAGATCGTGGCCGTGAGGGCGGCCTGCGGCAGTGACGACTCCTCCCGGGCGCACCTCAAGGTCATCCTGGAGACCGGCGAGCTGGCCGGGTACGACGACGTCCGCCGCGCGGCGTGGCTCGCGCTGCTCGCGGGCGCCGACGTCGTCAAGACCTCCACGGGCAAGATCTCCCCCGCCGCGACGCTGCCCGTCGTGCAGGTGCTGCTGCAGTCCGTGCGCGACTGGCACCGCGCCACCGGCGAGCGGCGCGGGGTCAAGGCCGCGGGCGGCATCCGCACCGCGAAGGACGCCGTGAAGCACCTGGTGGCCGTGCACGAGGTCGCCGGCCCGGAGTGGCTGACGCCGGAGCTGTTCCGGTTCGGGGCGTCGTCGCTGCTGGGCGACCTGCTGCGCCAGCGCCGCACCCAGGCGCTGGGCCACTACGAGAGCACCGACCGGATCGGGAACGCCTGA
- the upp gene encoding uracil phosphoribosyltransferase — protein MDVRVVDHPLARARLSTMRDARTDNATFRAALRDLTLMLIYEATRDAPVATAPLHTPVARTTGYRLANPPLLVPVLRAGLGMVDAAQALMPEAQMGFVGLARDEKTHLPVPYMESLPESLDGRPVFVLDPMLATGGSMEHTIRMLTERGASDVTAICVLAAPEGVAHLEGSGLPVRVVTASIDERLNDSAFIVPGLGDAGDRQFGAVP, from the coding sequence ATGGATGTCCGCGTCGTCGACCACCCGCTGGCCCGGGCCCGCCTCTCCACCATGCGGGACGCGCGCACCGACAACGCGACGTTCCGGGCGGCCCTGCGCGACCTCACGCTCATGCTGATCTACGAGGCCACGCGCGACGCCCCGGTGGCCACCGCGCCGCTGCACACCCCGGTCGCCCGCACCACCGGCTACCGCCTGGCCAACCCGCCGCTGCTGGTTCCGGTGCTGCGCGCCGGGCTCGGGATGGTCGACGCCGCGCAGGCGCTGATGCCCGAGGCCCAGATGGGCTTCGTGGGCCTGGCGCGCGACGAGAAGACGCACCTGCCGGTGCCCTACATGGAGTCGCTGCCCGAGTCGCTCGACGGGCGTCCGGTGTTCGTGCTCGACCCGATGCTCGCCACCGGCGGCTCGATGGAGCACACGATCCGGATGCTCACCGAGCGCGGCGCCTCCGACGTCACCGCGATCTGCGTGCTGGCGGCGCCGGAGGGCGTGGCGCACCTGGAGGGCAGCGGGCTGCCGGTCCGGGTCGTCACCGCCAGCATCGACGAGCGGCTCAACGACTCCGCGTTCATCGTCCCGGGCCTGGGCGACGCCGGCGACCGTCAGTTCGGCGCCGTCCCGTAG
- a CDS encoding haloalkane dehalogenase: MRTLRTPDARFADLPGFPQPPRYADVPDGDGGSLRMAWVEDGPADGPVVLLLHGEPSWSFLHRTMIPVLAGAGMRVVAPDLVGFGRSDKPAEIADHSYARHVEWVRALVFDVLDLRSVTLVGQDWGGLIGLRLVAEHTERFARVVAANTGLPTGDVDMPPVWWEFRRAVEKAEVLDVARLVQSGCRTRFTPEVRAAYDAPFPDESYKAGPRAMPLLVPTRPDDPSTAANRAAWDVLRGLDLPFLCAFSDGDPITAAMGPVLRAEVPGAAGHEHPTITGAGHFLQEDAGPELAAAVARFVGVSG, translated from the coding sequence ATGCGCACCCTCCGCACACCCGACGCGCGGTTCGCCGACCTCCCCGGCTTCCCGCAGCCGCCCCGCTACGCCGACGTGCCCGACGGCGACGGCGGCAGCCTGCGGATGGCGTGGGTGGAGGACGGCCCGGCCGACGGCCCCGTCGTGCTGCTGCTGCACGGCGAGCCGAGCTGGTCGTTCCTGCACCGCACGATGATCCCGGTGCTGGCCGGGGCGGGGATGCGGGTCGTGGCGCCGGACCTCGTCGGCTTCGGCCGCTCCGACAAGCCCGCCGAGATCGCCGACCACAGCTACGCCCGGCACGTCGAGTGGGTCCGCGCGCTCGTGTTCGACGTCCTCGACCTGCGCTCCGTCACGCTCGTCGGCCAGGACTGGGGAGGGCTGATCGGGCTGCGGCTCGTCGCCGAACACACCGAGCGCTTCGCCCGCGTCGTCGCCGCCAACACCGGCCTGCCCACCGGCGACGTCGACATGCCCCCGGTGTGGTGGGAGTTCCGCCGCGCGGTGGAGAAGGCCGAGGTGCTCGACGTGGCGCGGCTCGTGCAGTCGGGCTGCCGCACGCGGTTCACCCCCGAGGTGCGCGCCGCCTACGACGCCCCGTTCCCCGACGAGTCCTACAAGGCGGGGCCCCGCGCCATGCCGCTGCTCGTCCCGACCCGCCCCGACGACCCGTCGACGGCGGCCAACCGCGCCGCCTGGGACGTGCTGCGCGGCCTGGACCTGCCGTTCCTCTGCGCGTTCAGCGACGGCGACCCGATCACCGCGGCGATGGGGCCGGTCCTGCGCGCGGAGGTGCCGGGTGCGGCCGGGCACGAGCACCCGACGATCACCGGCGCGGGGCACTTCCTGCAGGAGGACGCCGGGCCGGAGCTGGCCGCGGCGGTGGCGCGGTTCGTCGGGGTGTCCGGCTAG
- a CDS encoding GNAT family N-acetyltransferase, producing the protein MTTILAPVLIRDATPDDWAAIWPFLRAIAAAGETYTYPRDITEEHARSIWMPGPPAVAFVAVDDDGTVLGSAKAGPNQLGPGSHVATASFMVDPAHGRRGTGRALGEHVVAWATAQGYRAMQFNAVVETNTRAVALWHALGFATVGVVPEAFHHPEHGYVGLTVMHRTL; encoded by the coding sequence ATGACGACGATCCTGGCACCCGTGCTGATCCGTGACGCCACCCCCGACGACTGGGCCGCGATCTGGCCCTTCCTGCGCGCGATCGCCGCCGCGGGCGAGACCTACACCTACCCCCGCGACATCACCGAGGAGCACGCCCGCTCCATCTGGATGCCCGGGCCGCCCGCCGTCGCGTTCGTGGCCGTCGACGACGACGGCACCGTGCTCGGCAGCGCCAAGGCGGGCCCCAACCAGCTCGGCCCGGGCTCGCACGTCGCCACCGCGAGCTTCATGGTCGACCCGGCGCACGGGCGCCGCGGCACGGGCCGCGCGCTGGGCGAGCACGTGGTCGCCTGGGCGACGGCGCAGGGCTACCGCGCCATGCAGTTCAACGCCGTGGTCGAGACGAACACCCGCGCCGTGGCCCTGTGGCACGCGCTGGGCTTCGCGACGGTCGGCGTGGTGCCGGAGGCGTTCCACCACCCCGAGCACGGCTACGTCGGGCTGACGGTGATGCACCGGACGCTGTGA
- a CDS encoding TetR/AcrR family transcriptional regulator, which produces MPRPKVHDAALRERLLDRAGALLSDGGTDALSLRTLAQDCGTSTTAVYSLFGGKPALLDVLLDRAVHRLTGRLDAVDATTDAGTDPLEHLRRLALAYRDAALDDPRVYEVLSAAPPAAQALRPFADAVRRATTAGALRPEADPSAVALAVQALVHGLVDLELHGLAPAADVTGALRAMLDGWRAPGYGTAPN; this is translated from the coding sequence ATGCCCCGTCCGAAGGTGCACGACGCGGCGCTGCGCGAGCGCCTGCTCGACCGCGCGGGAGCCCTGCTGTCCGACGGCGGCACCGACGCGCTGAGCCTGCGCACCCTCGCGCAGGACTGCGGCACCTCCACGACGGCCGTCTACTCGCTGTTCGGCGGCAAGCCCGCGCTGCTCGACGTCCTGCTCGACCGCGCGGTGCACCGCCTCACCGGCCGCCTCGACGCCGTCGACGCCACGACCGACGCCGGCACCGACCCGCTGGAGCACCTGCGCCGCCTGGCCCTGGCCTACCGCGACGCCGCGCTGGACGACCCGCGCGTCTACGAGGTGCTCTCCGCCGCCCCGCCCGCAGCGCAGGCGCTGCGGCCCTTCGCCGACGCCGTCCGCCGCGCCACGACCGCCGGCGCGCTGCGCCCGGAAGCCGACCCGTCGGCCGTGGCGCTCGCGGTGCAGGCGCTCGTGCACGGGCTCGTCGACCTGGAGCTGCACGGCCTCGCCCCCGCCGCCGACGTGACCGGCGCCCTGCGGGCCATGCTCGACGGCTGGCGCGCCCCGGGCTACGGGACGGCGCCGAACTGA
- a CDS encoding aldehyde dehydrogenase family protein: MATWEYSPAPESAALAQLRPSYRPFVDGAFVDGGGEPLKTVNPATEEVLAEVGTASAQDVDTAVAAARRAQETTWGPMRGAERAKYLFRIARIVAERSRELAVLETLDNGKPIRESRDIDVPTASAHLFHHAGWADKLGYAGLGPDPRPVGVVGAVIPWNFPLLMATWKIAPALACGNTVVLKPAETTPLTALVLAEIAAEAGLPAGVLNVLPGAGDVGAALVGHEGLDKVAFTGSTDVGKQIQQRLAGTGRRLTLELGGKAANIVYDDAPIDQAVEGVVDGIFFNQGHVCCAGSRLLVQESIAEEFSELLLRRIETLRVGDPLDKNTDVGAINSRAQLDRIVDLAAAGDAEGAQRWTSSCPLPERGLFFPPTVFSGVEQTMRVAREEIFGPVLSVLTFRTPEEAVAKANNTPYGLSAGIWTEKGAKAMWTAQRLRAGVVWTNTFNRFDPTSPFGGYRESGFGREGGRIGLEAYLDA; the protein is encoded by the coding sequence ATGGCCACCTGGGAGTACTCGCCCGCACCGGAGTCCGCCGCGCTCGCGCAGCTGCGGCCGAGCTACCGGCCCTTCGTCGACGGCGCGTTCGTCGACGGCGGGGGCGAGCCGCTGAAGACCGTCAACCCGGCCACGGAGGAGGTGCTGGCGGAGGTCGGCACCGCGTCCGCGCAGGACGTCGACACCGCCGTGGCGGCCGCCCGCCGGGCGCAGGAGACGACGTGGGGCCCGATGCGGGGCGCCGAGCGCGCCAAGTACCTGTTCCGCATCGCGCGGATCGTCGCCGAGCGCAGCCGCGAGCTCGCCGTCCTGGAGACCCTCGACAACGGCAAGCCGATCCGCGAGTCCCGCGACATCGACGTGCCCACCGCGTCGGCGCACCTGTTCCACCACGCGGGCTGGGCCGACAAGCTCGGCTACGCGGGCCTCGGGCCCGACCCGCGACCCGTCGGCGTCGTCGGGGCGGTGATCCCGTGGAACTTCCCGCTGCTCATGGCCACCTGGAAGATCGCGCCCGCGCTGGCGTGCGGCAACACGGTCGTCCTCAAGCCCGCCGAGACCACGCCGCTCACCGCGCTCGTGCTCGCCGAGATCGCCGCCGAGGCCGGGCTGCCCGCGGGCGTGCTCAACGTGCTGCCCGGCGCCGGGGACGTCGGCGCGGCGCTGGTCGGGCACGAGGGGCTCGACAAGGTCGCGTTCACCGGCTCCACCGACGTCGGCAAGCAGATCCAGCAGCGCCTGGCGGGCACCGGCCGCCGGCTCACCCTGGAGCTCGGCGGCAAGGCGGCGAACATCGTCTACGACGACGCGCCGATCGACCAGGCCGTCGAGGGCGTCGTCGACGGGATCTTCTTCAACCAGGGCCACGTCTGCTGCGCGGGATCGCGGCTGCTGGTGCAGGAGTCGATCGCCGAGGAGTTCTCCGAGCTGCTGCTGCGGCGGATCGAGACGCTGCGGGTGGGCGACCCGCTGGACAAGAACACCGACGTCGGCGCGATCAACTCGCGCGCCCAGCTCGACCGGATCGTCGACCTCGCCGCCGCGGGCGACGCCGAGGGCGCCCAGCGCTGGACCAGCTCCTGCCCGCTCCCCGAGCGCGGCCTGTTCTTCCCGCCGACGGTGTTCTCGGGCGTCGAGCAGACGATGCGGGTGGCGCGCGAGGAGATCTTCGGGCCGGTGCTGTCGGTGCTGACGTTCCGCACGCCGGAGGAGGCCGTGGCCAAGGCGAACAACACGCCCTACGGTCTGTCGGCGGGGATCTGGACCGAGAAGGGCGCGAAGGCGATGTGGACGGCGCAGCGCCTGCGCGCCGGGGTGGTGTGGACCAACACCTTCAACCGCTTCGACCCGACGTCCCCCTTCGGCGGCTACCGGGAGTCCGGCTTCGGCCGGGAGGGCGGCCGGATCGGCCTGGAGGCCTACCTCGACGCCTGA
- a CDS encoding flavodoxin family protein: MSTLLVVHHTPSPATAELLDAVLRGARDPEITGVDVVRRAALAATASDLLAADAVVLGTPANIGYMSGALKHFFDTVYYVCADDTRGLPFGLYVHGNLGVEGAVRSVEGVTGGLGWTQAAAHVTVSGAPTRADLDACAELGGTLAATIMNGG; the protein is encoded by the coding sequence ATGAGCACGCTGCTCGTCGTGCACCACACGCCCTCCCCCGCGACGGCGGAGCTGCTCGACGCCGTGCTGCGCGGCGCGCGGGACCCGGAGATCACCGGCGTCGACGTCGTGCGGCGCGCCGCGCTCGCCGCCACCGCGTCCGACCTGCTCGCCGCCGACGCCGTCGTCCTCGGCACGCCCGCCAACATCGGCTACATGTCGGGCGCGCTCAAGCACTTCTTCGACACCGTCTACTACGTCTGCGCCGACGACACCCGCGGCCTGCCCTTCGGCCTCTACGTCCACGGCAACCTCGGCGTCGAGGGCGCGGTGCGGTCGGTCGAGGGCGTCACGGGCGGGCTGGGCTGGACGCAGGCGGCCGCGCACGTGACCGTCAGCGGCGCCCCGACCCGCGCCGACCTCGACGCCTGCGCGGAGCTCGGCGGCACCCTCGCCGCCACGATCATGAACGGCGGATGA
- a CDS encoding serine/threonine-protein kinase: MTTPQDGQRRIGGRYLLSGKIGSGAMGTVWAGYDEVLRRRVAVKELRVPIGVGDQEALDMRERILREARAVGGLSHPNVITVFDVVEADGEPVVVLELVPSRNLAEMISDHGALSVAQAAVVGYATAGGLRAAHRAGITHRDVKPGNVLVADDGRVKLTDFGIARNIADAPMTSVGLVLGSPAYIAPEVAAGQPVTPAADLWGLGATLFAAVEGRPPYDVGGDPVQTITEVVDGDVPRSRAGGPVSEVIAALMVKEPSARMPLDEVRIRLRPLISDPDDPLYPGSPDAPTLAAFVTPPLDLPPPAEHPEPSRSSASMEARPPSQPALLAADPGPLPGPPPGRPGALRPDVPMPPRPDPLRPDTLRPDRGPQRPPRPRAQPLAAARSFAEPTSTLQSVALVIAGALVVLLGAAAGWAITRMIGGQSPFDTVTVTSAGTELVSHLDPLGFDADVPAGWTQFDHERLDGSRAASFISPDGTEEFTVERAESRDAALAGLTTDRLGVDVLDRSELADDRLTYRTDRDGQQRATWLALVPADGDAVWVARLTVPGERGEGTAQALFDVLMAGFAAAGA, from the coding sequence GTGACGACGCCGCAGGACGGACAGCGCCGCATCGGCGGCCGGTACCTGCTGTCCGGCAAGATCGGCAGCGGCGCCATGGGCACCGTCTGGGCCGGGTACGACGAGGTCCTGCGCCGTCGCGTCGCCGTCAAGGAGCTGCGGGTCCCGATCGGCGTCGGCGACCAGGAGGCCCTCGACATGCGCGAGCGGATCCTGCGCGAGGCGCGGGCCGTCGGCGGGCTGTCGCACCCCAACGTCATCACCGTGTTCGACGTGGTCGAGGCCGACGGCGAGCCCGTCGTCGTGCTGGAGCTGGTGCCCTCCCGCAACCTCGCGGAGATGATCTCCGACCACGGGGCGCTGTCCGTCGCGCAGGCGGCGGTCGTGGGTTACGCCACTGCGGGGGGTCTGCGGGCCGCGCACCGCGCGGGCATCACGCACCGTGACGTCAAGCCGGGCAACGTCCTCGTCGCCGACGACGGGCGCGTCAAGCTCACCGACTTCGGCATCGCCCGCAACATCGCCGACGCCCCGATGACGAGCGTCGGCCTCGTGCTCGGCTCGCCCGCCTACATCGCACCGGAGGTCGCGGCCGGCCAGCCCGTGACGCCCGCCGCCGACCTGTGGGGCCTGGGCGCCACGCTGTTCGCCGCGGTCGAGGGCCGCCCGCCCTACGACGTCGGCGGCGACCCGGTGCAGACCATCACCGAGGTCGTCGACGGCGACGTGCCGCGCAGCCGCGCCGGCGGGCCGGTGTCGGAGGTCATCGCGGCGCTGATGGTGAAGGAGCCGTCGGCCCGCATGCCGCTCGACGAGGTGCGCATCCGGCTGCGGCCGCTCATCTCCGACCCCGACGACCCCCTCTACCCCGGCTCCCCCGACGCCCCGACGCTCGCCGCGTTCGTCACGCCCCCGCTCGACCTCCCGCCTCCCGCCGAGCACCCCGAGCCCTCGCGCAGCTCGGCGTCGATGGAGGCCCGGCCGCCCTCGCAGCCCGCGCTGCTCGCCGCCGACCCCGGTCCGCTGCCGGGCCCGCCGCCCGGGCGGCCGGGGGCGCTGCGGCCCGACGTGCCGATGCCCCCGCGCCCGGACCCGCTGCGGCCCGACACGCTGCGCCCCGACCGCGGCCCGCAGCGCCCGCCCCGGCCGCGCGCGCAGCCCCTGGCGGCGGCCCGGTCGTTCGCAGAGCCGACCTCGACGCTGCAGTCCGTGGCGCTCGTCATCGCCGGTGCGCTGGTGGTGCTGCTCGGCGCGGCCGCGGGCTGGGCCATCACGCGGATGATCGGCGGGCAGTCGCCGTTCGACACGGTCACGGTGACGTCCGCCGGCACCGAGCTGGTCTCGCACCTCGACCCCCTGGGCTTCGACGCCGACGTCCCGGCCGGCTGGACGCAGTTCGACCACGAGCGCCTCGACGGCTCGCGGGCCGCGTCCTTCATCAGCCCCGACGGCACCGAGGAGTTCACGGTGGAGCGCGCGGAGTCGCGCGACGCCGCGCTGGCCGGGCTCACGACCGACCGGCTCGGCGTCGACGTACTCGATCGCTCGGAGCTCGCCGACGACCGCCTGACCTACCGCACCGACCGCGACGGCCAGCAGCGCGCCACCTGGCTCGCCCTCGTCCCGGCCGACGGCGACGCCGTCTGGGTGGCCCGGCTCACCGTCCCCGGCGAGCGCGGAGAGGGCACCGCGCAGGCCCTGTTCGACGTGCTCATGGCCGGTTTCGCCGCTGCCGGGGCCTGA
- a CDS encoding purine-nucleoside phosphorylase: MSELESAAAAALAEATGVATHDVAVVLGSGWRPAADLIGEADHEVPMADLPGFLAPTVAGHGGTVRSVRVGERRVLVLLGRTHLYEGHGVDPVVHGVRTAAAAGCTTVVLTNAAGGIREGMSVGDPVLISDHLNVTATSPLRGAQFVDLTDLYSPRLRALAREIDPTLAEGVYAGLTGPHFETPAEIRMYRGLGADLVGMSTVLEAIAARALGVEVFGLSLVTNLAAGLTGQPLDHHEVLEAGAAAAGRMGGLLRELVARS, encoded by the coding sequence ATGAGCGAGCTCGAGAGCGCAGCGGCCGCCGCACTGGCCGAGGCCACCGGCGTGGCCACCCACGACGTCGCCGTGGTGCTGGGGTCGGGCTGGCGCCCGGCGGCCGACCTGATCGGCGAGGCCGACCACGAGGTCCCGATGGCCGACCTCCCCGGCTTCCTCGCCCCCACCGTCGCCGGCCACGGCGGCACGGTGCGCTCGGTGCGGGTCGGTGAGCGCCGCGTGCTGGTGCTGCTCGGGCGCACGCACCTCTACGAGGGCCACGGCGTCGACCCGGTCGTGCACGGCGTCCGCACGGCCGCGGCCGCGGGCTGCACCACCGTCGTCCTGACGAACGCGGCCGGCGGCATCCGCGAGGGCATGAGCGTCGGCGACCCGGTCCTGATCTCCGACCACCTCAACGTGACGGCGACGTCGCCGCTGCGGGGTGCGCAGTTCGTCGACCTCACCGACCTCTACTCCCCCCGCCTGCGCGCGCTCGCGCGCGAGATCGACCCGACGCTCGCCGAGGGCGTCTACGCCGGACTGACCGGCCCGCACTTCGAGACGCCCGCCGAGATCCGGATGTACCGCGGGCTGGGCGCCGACCTCGTCGGGATGTCGACGGTTCTCGAGGCGATCGCGGCGCGCGCGCTGGGCGTCGAGGTGTTCGGGCTGTCGCTGGTGACCAACCTGGCCGCCGGGCTCACCGGCCAGCCGCTGGACCACCACGAGGTGCTGGAGGCGGGAGCCGCGGCGGCCGGGCGGATGGGCGGGCTGCTGCGCGAGCTCGTCGCGCGATCATGA
- a CDS encoding phospho-sugar mutase, with product MKPHLRDAALRWIADDPDPATRAELQRLLADVMAGGPDDELADRMSGMLRFGTAGLRGPVRAGPAGMNVAVVRRATAGLAAWLARDGVRGTVVVGRDARHGSEAFAAAAAEVLAGAGFAARTLPGPLPTPVLAFAVRELGAVAGVQITASHNPPADNGYKVYLADGAQLAPPSDAEIEAAITAAPAAVSVPTGGDVSEVDVTGSYLDRVARLPRGTARTLRVALTPMHGVGGAVAVHALHRAGFTDVHVVASQAAPDPDFPTVVFPNPEEPGATDALLALAAEVGADLAIALDPDADRCALGVPTAESASGGRAGWRMLTGDETGVLLGDHLLRTGSYDDPLVATTVVSSSMLRSVAQAHGARFAETLTGFKWIVRGGPGLVYGYEEALGYCVDPGAVNDKDGIAAATVACDLAATLKADGKGLPDRLDALSAEHGVHLTRGISVRMEPGPRDAAVARLRDAPPQGWAVTRPAPDVLVLRREGERLVIRPSGTEPKLKAYLEVVEHGDRARAQERLDALAATVTELLGA from the coding sequence GTGAAGCCGCACCTGCGCGACGCCGCCCTGCGCTGGATCGCCGACGACCCCGACCCCGCCACCCGCGCCGAGCTCCAGCGCCTCCTCGCCGACGTCATGGCGGGCGGCCCCGACGACGAGCTCGCCGACCGGATGTCCGGGATGCTGCGCTTCGGCACGGCGGGGCTGCGGGGGCCGGTCCGGGCCGGGCCGGCCGGGATGAACGTCGCCGTGGTGCGCCGCGCCACGGCCGGGCTCGCGGCCTGGCTCGCGCGCGACGGCGTCCGCGGCACGGTCGTGGTCGGGCGCGACGCCCGGCACGGGTCGGAGGCCTTCGCCGCCGCCGCGGCCGAGGTGCTCGCCGGCGCCGGGTTCGCCGCCCGCACGCTCCCCGGCCCCCTGCCGACGCCCGTGCTCGCCTTCGCCGTCCGCGAGCTGGGGGCCGTCGCCGGTGTGCAGATCACGGCGTCGCACAACCCGCCCGCCGACAACGGCTACAAGGTCTACCTCGCCGACGGCGCGCAGCTCGCGCCCCCGTCCGACGCCGAGATCGAGGCGGCGATCACGGCCGCACCCGCGGCGGTGTCCGTACCGACCGGCGGCGACGTGTCCGAGGTCGACGTCACCGGGTCCTACCTGGACCGCGTCGCCCGCCTGCCCCGCGGCACCGCCCGCACCCTGCGCGTCGCGCTCACCCCGATGCACGGCGTCGGCGGCGCCGTCGCGGTGCACGCGCTGCACCGGGCGGGCTTCACCGACGTGCACGTCGTGGCGTCGCAGGCCGCGCCCGACCCCGACTTCCCGACGGTCGTGTTCCCCAACCCCGAGGAGCCCGGCGCCACCGACGCGCTGCTCGCGCTCGCCGCGGAGGTCGGCGCCGACCTGGCGATCGCCCTGGACCCGGACGCCGACCGCTGCGCGCTGGGCGTCCCCACCGCCGAGTCCGCCTCCGGCGGGCGGGCGGGCTGGCGCATGCTCACCGGCGACGAGACCGGCGTCCTGCTCGGCGACCACCTGCTGCGCACCGGCTCGTACGACGACCCGCTCGTCGCCACGACGGTCGTCTCGTCGTCGATGCTGCGGTCGGTCGCGCAGGCGCACGGCGCGCGCTTCGCCGAGACGCTGACCGGCTTCAAGTGGATCGTCCGCGGCGGCCCCGGCCTGGTCTACGGCTACGAGGAGGCGCTGGGCTACTGCGTCGACCCGGGCGCCGTCAACGACAAGGACGGGATCGCGGCGGCCACCGTCGCCTGCGACCTGGCGGCCACGCTCAAGGCCGACGGCAAGGGCCTGCCCGACCGGCTCGACGCGCTGTCGGCCGAGCACGGCGTCCACCTCACCCGCGGCATCTCGGTGCGCATGGAACCCGGCCCCCGCGACGCCGCCGTGGCCCGCCTGCGCGACGCCCCGCCGCAGGGCTGGGCCGTCACCCGTCCCGCCCCCGACGTGCTCGTGCTGCGCCGCGAGGGCGAGCGGCTCGTCATCCGCCCGTCCGGCACGGAGCCGAAGCTGAAGGCCTACCTGGAGGTCGTCGAGCACGGCGACCGCGCCCGCGCCCAGGAGCGCCTCGACGCGCTCGCCGCCACCGTCACGGAACTGCTGGGCGCATGA